AGGCGCCGCCCTTCGTGATGCCGAGCAGCAGGGTGACCAGGCCCGCCGACAGGCCGAGCGTGCCGAGCGCATCGAACCGATCGGCAGATACCGGGGGCAGATTGGGCACCAGGGCGGCGAACAACAGCCCGGACGCCGTGCCGAGTCCGGCGGCGAACCAGAACAGCGCATGCCAGTCGAAATGGTCGGCGATCACCGCCGACAGCGGCAGCCCGAGGGCGCCACCCACCCCCAGCGACGCGCTCATCAGGCTCATCGCGGTGCCCACCCGGTGGGCCGGCACCGCTGAGCGCATCACGCTGATGCCCAGCGGGATGATCGGGATGCCGAAGCCCTGCAACGCACGCCCCAGCACTACCGGCACCAGGGCACTGGTCATCGCGGTCAACAGCGATCCGGCGGTCAACAGCGCGGCGCAGACCAGCAGGATCCGTTTCGGGCCGTACATGTCGCCCAATCGGCCGAACACCGGTGTGGCGACGGCCGCGGTGAGCAGCGTCGCGGTGATCACCCAGGACGCGTCGGCGGCCGAGGTGCCCAGCAGCGCCGGAAGTTCGGGCACCAGCGGGATGACGAACGTCTGCATCATCGAGACGCTGATGCCGGCCGCGGCCAGCACCGCGACAATCGCGGCCGGATGCCGCCGGCGCACAGGCTCGTCGGACGCGCCGACAGAAACCGAGCGACGACGATCACCGACGGCTGCGGTTCCTGACGCGCGACGCACCTGCGCGATGCTAATCGGTTAGGCTAGCTATGCAAAATCGCGTTCGGCCAGATCGCGCAGCGCGGGCAGCAACTGCTCCAGCGCCCGGCCGCGATGCGACACCGCATCCTTCTCCTCGGGGCCGAGTTCGGCCGCCGTGCGGGTCGACCCGAGGGGCTGGAACACCGGGTCGTAGCCGAATCCACCCTCGCCGCGCGGCTCGCGCACGATGGTGCCCGGCCACTCGCCGCGCACCACCACCTCCCCCGCCGGCGAGACCAGCGCACACACCGACACGAACGCCGCGCCCCGCCGTTCGTCGGGAACATCGGCCAGCTGAGCCAACAGCAGCGCGGTGTTGGCCCGGTCCCGGTCCTCGCCCGAAGCGCCGGTCACGCCGGACCAGCGGGCCGACAGCACCCCGGGCATGCCGTTGAGCGCGTCGACCGCCAGCCCGGAGTCGTCGGCCACCGCGGCGATACCGGTGGCCGCAAACGCCGCCCGCGCCTTGGTCAGCGCGTTCTCCTCGAAGGTCGCACCGGTCTCGGGTGCCTCGGGGAACGGGTCGACGTCGTCGAGCGACAACAGCTCCAGCCCCGAGATCCCGGCAGCCTGCAGAACGCGACGCAGTTCGGCCAGCTTCTTCCGGTTGCGGCTGGCCACCAGTAACCGGGTCAGCTTCCGAACACCTTCTTCGGCGGCTCGGTGGACTCGGGCAGCTTGCCCGGATAGGGCGCCTCGAGCGCCTGGCGCTGGACGGCGAAGATCTGCTCGCACGCGACCATCGCGGCGTCGAGCATCTTGTCCAGCGTCGAGCGCGGGAACGTCGCACCCTCACCGGTGCCCTGGATCTCCACCAGGGTTCCGGTGTCGGTGGCGACGACGTTCATGTCGACCTCGGCGCGGGAGTCCTCGCTGTAGGGCAGGTCGACCCGGATCCGTCCGTCGACGACCCCGACACTCACGGCGGCGATCGCACAGGACAGCGGCCGCGGATCGGACAGTTTGCCGGCCGCCGACAGCCAGGTCACCGCGTCGGCCAGCGCGACGTAAGCGCCGGTGATCGCCGCGGTGCGGGTGCCGCCGTCGGCCTGCAGCACGTCGCAGTCGATCGCGATGGTGTTCTCGCCCAGGGCGGCCAGGTCGATGCAGGCCCGCAGCGAGCGTCCAATCAACCGGCTGATCTCCTGGGTGCGTCCGCCCAGGCGGCCTTTGACCGACTCCCGGTCGGAACGCTCGTGGGTGGCGGCGGGCAGCATCGCGTACTCGGCGGTGAGCCAGCCCTGCCCGGACCCCTGGCGCCAGCGCGGCACCCCCTCGATCACGCTCGCCGTGCACATGACCCGCGTCTCGCCGAACTCCACCAGCACCGACCCGGCGGGGTGGTTGGTGAACCCGCGGGTGATGCGGATCGGCCGCAGTTCGTCGTCGCGCCGACCGTCTTCTCGTGTGGACACGCGCCAACCCTATCGGGTGCGCGGGCCGGTCCCCAGCAGGCGGCGGTCAGTTGGCGACGTCGAAGGTTTCGCCGCTGACCACCGCGTGCACCGGCCCGTCGAACTCGGCCTTGGCTTCGCTGATGACGTCCTCGCGGGAGGTCCACGGCGGGATGTGCGTCAACAACAGTTCCCGCACCCCGGCGCGGGCCGCCGCCCGGCCGGCCTCGGTCCCGGACAGGTGCAGCATGGGCGGGCGGTCCGGGGAATGGGTCCACGAGGCCTCGCACAGGAACACGTCGGCGCCGCGCGCCAACTCGATGAGCTGATCGCAGTAACCGGTGTCGCCGCTGTACACCAGTGTCGCCCCGCTCGGATCCACGATGCGCAGGCCGTACGACTCGGTGGGGTGACACACCAGCCGCGGTGTCACGGTGAGCGAGCCGATCTGCACCGGCTCGTTGTCCGCCCAGTGCCGGACCTCGAAGATGTCGGTGAAGTCGTCGATCTCACCGCCCTCGGGCGAGGACGCCGCGCCCAGCCGGGCCCAGGTGTTCGCCGGACCGTAGATCACGCCGCGCTGCTGGGCCGGTGTCGGGTGGTAGCGCCGCCACACGAACAGCCCGGGCAGATCCAGACAGTGATCGGCGTGCAGATGCGACAGCAGGACGTGCACATCGTTGGGATCGGCGTAGCGCTGGAGGGCGCCCAACACACCGCCGCCGAAATCCATCACCAACGGCGGGGTGTCCGGTGCCGAGACCAGATATCCGGACGCTGGCGAATCAGGCCCGACGACACTGCCGGAGCAGCCGAGAACGGTGATTCGCACAGCCACTAGCTTGCCATGTCCCCGAGTGGATCGACGAAGACATCGCCCGTTTGGGCGACGCAGATCATCTTCGGCCAGGGACGTGATGGTGGACAAGACCCTCGACGGTCGGTCCGAGGAATCGCGCGGCGAGCCGGGTGAACGCCTCCGGGTCGCCGGTGGACTCGTAGCGGCGGCGCGCGGTGACGCCGGGCTGGTCGGGGTGCGGATGCAGCAGATCGCGTTCGGTGAGCACCCGCAGCAGGTCCTTGGCGGTCTCCTCGGCGCTGGACACCAGCGTCACGTGGTCGCCCATTGCCAGCTGGATCAGTCCTGACAACATCGGGTAGTGGGTGCAACCCAGTACCAGGGTGTCCACCTCGGCGCGTTGGAGCGGCTCCAGGTATCCCTCGGCCAGCCCTAGCACCTGACGGCCACTGGTCACCCCGCGCTCGACGAAGTCGACGAACCGCGGGCAGGCCACCGCGAACACCTCGATATCGCGCGCGGCGGCGAACGCGTCCTGGTAGGCACCCGACGCGATCGTGGCCTCGGTGCCGATGACGCCGATGCGCCCGTTGCGGGTGGCGGCCACCGCGCGCCGGACCGCGGGCAGGATCACCTCCACCACCGGCACCGGCGCGTAGCGCTCCCGCGCGTCGCGCAGGCAGGCCGCCGAGGCGGTGTTGCACGCGATCACCAGCGCCTTGACCCCGCGGCCGATCAGTTCGTCCCCGATGGCCAGCGCGTGCGCGCGGATCTGCGGAATGGTCAACGGACCGTACGGGCCGTTGGCGGTGTCGCCGATGTAGATGATGTCCTCGTCGGGCAGCTGGTCGATGATGGCGCGGGCGACGGTGAGGCCGCCGACACCGGAATCGAAGATCCCGACCGGAGCCAGCGCGTCGGTCACGGCGTCAGATACGGGTTGGTCGTGCGGGCCTTGCGCCGCTCCCGCGCCCTGCGTTCCGGCCCGGACAACAGGTAGGCGGCCAGCACCCCCGCGAGCGCCCCGCACAGGTGGCCCTGCCAGGACACGCCGGGGGTGCCCGGCAGCACGCCGAGCAGCACACTGCCGTAGAGGAACAGCACCACCACGCCGACCACGATCTCCCACATCTTGCGGGTGAAGAACCCGAACACGATCAGGAAGGCGAGCCAGCCGAAGATCAGCCCGGAGGCGCCGATGTGGTTGCTCGTGCACTGCACACCCACATAGGGGCAGCGCACGCCGATGTTGCCGATCAGCCAGGTGCCCAGGCCCCCGACGACCCAGATGATCGCGGTGGCCGCGACGAACCGCCACAGACCGGCCAGCGTCATCAGGAAGCCGAGCACCAGAGCCGGAAGTGTGTTGGCGATCAGGTGATCCCAGTTGGCGTGCAGCAGCGGCGCGAACAGGACCCCGCGCAGACCGTCGGTGTCCAGGGGGC
The window above is part of the Mycolicibacterium hassiacum DSM 44199 genome. Proteins encoded here:
- the rdgB gene encoding RdgB/HAM1 family non-canonical purine NTP pyrophosphatase; its protein translation is MTRLLVASRNRKKLAELRRVLQAAGISGLELLSLDDVDPFPEAPETGATFEENALTKARAAFAATGIAAVADDSGLAVDALNGMPGVLSARWSGVTGASGEDRDRANTALLLAQLADVPDERRGAAFVSVCALVSPAGEVVVRGEWPGTIVREPRGEGGFGYDPVFQPLGSTRTAAELGPEEKDAVSHRGRALEQLLPALRDLAERDFA
- the rph gene encoding ribonuclease PH, giving the protein MSTREDGRRDDELRPIRITRGFTNHPAGSVLVEFGETRVMCTASVIEGVPRWRQGSGQGWLTAEYAMLPAATHERSDRESVKGRLGGRTQEISRLIGRSLRACIDLAALGENTIAIDCDVLQADGGTRTAAITGAYVALADAVTWLSAAGKLSDPRPLSCAIAAVSVGVVDGRIRVDLPYSEDSRAEVDMNVVATDTGTLVEIQGTGEGATFPRSTLDKMLDAAMVACEQIFAVQRQALEAPYPGKLPESTEPPKKVFGS
- a CDS encoding cyclic nucleotide-degrading phosphodiesterase, which codes for MAVRITVLGCSGSVVGPDSPASGYLVSAPDTPPLVMDFGGGVLGALQRYADPNDVHVLLSHLHADHCLDLPGLFVWRRYHPTPAQQRGVIYGPANTWARLGAASSPEGGEIDDFTDIFEVRHWADNEPVQIGSLTVTPRLVCHPTESYGLRIVDPSGATLVYSGDTGYCDQLIELARGADVFLCEASWTHSPDRPPMLHLSGTEAGRAAARAGVRELLLTHIPPWTSREDVISEAKAEFDGPVHAVVSGETFDVAN
- the murI gene encoding glutamate racemase, translating into MTDALAPVGIFDSGVGGLTVARAIIDQLPDEDIIYIGDTANGPYGPLTIPQIRAHALAIGDELIGRGVKALVIACNTASAACLRDARERYAPVPVVEVILPAVRRAVAATRNGRIGVIGTEATIASGAYQDAFAAARDIEVFAVACPRFVDFVERGVTSGRQVLGLAEGYLEPLQRAEVDTLVLGCTHYPMLSGLIQLAMGDHVTLVSSAEETAKDLLRVLTERDLLHPHPDQPGVTARRRYESTGDPEAFTRLAARFLGPTVEGLVHHHVPGRR
- a CDS encoding rhomboid family intramembrane serine protease, encoding MGVGGAGYAGQPPPKRKRPTWLVGGLTVVGFVALLYAIELWDAMSGHRLDDNGIRPLDTDGLRGVLFAPLLHANWDHLIANTLPALVLGFLMTLAGLWRFVAATAIIWVVGGLGTWLIGNIGVRCPYVGVQCTSNHIGASGLIFGWLAFLIVFGFFTRKMWEIVVGVVVLFLYGSVLLGVLPGTPGVSWQGHLCGALAGVLAAYLLSGPERRARERRKARTTNPYLTP